A genomic region of Methylobacterium durans contains the following coding sequences:
- the bcsA gene encoding UDP-forming cellulose synthase catalytic subunit, which produces MRAVRWLVWMGTTAAGLVLLSQPVGTQNQLAMSLAAMAAMIGLWLFLDGPRTRFVFLAMGSLVVLRYILWRVTNTLPSPGDPVSFGFGLLLLLGELYCVFILFVSLIINADPLRRRPPTPQRAAELPTVDVFVPSYNEDASILAMTLAAARQMNYPPEKLTVWLLDDGGTDQKCADADRGKAEAARARRAQLKALCAELGARYLTRERNLHAKAGNLNNGLAQASGDIVVVLDADHVPFRSFLRETVGYFAEDPRLFLVQTPHAFLNPDPVERNLRTFERMPSENEMFYAVTQRGLDKWNGSFFCGSAALLRRAALDEAGGFSGITITEDCETAFELHARGWTSAYVDKPLIAGLQPDTLADFIGQRSRWCQGMFQILLLKNPALKAGLKPIQKIAYLSSMTFWFFPMPRLAFMFAPLLHIFFDLKIFVASVAESIAYTATYIIINLMMQNYVYGKFRWPFVSELYEYIQGLYLSKAIASVILSPRKPTFNVTSKGASLDHDHLSPLALPFFAVYALLLAGCAVAGWRYLFEPGVTNLMLVVGLWNFFNLLTAGAALGVCAERRQLERMPSLPVDRRGVLSLGGRAVDVSVTRVSAEGCTLRLPGTLLAPGAGQRAMSGSLTVIPVDGARQAAPLPVILEGVVRDGDEAVCRLTFGALQAPDYVALAGLMYGDADAMQRFQLRRRRHKDILTGTLQFVWWGLVEPLRALRYALAGDARPVADETAAAPFPAYDAPESAPVAAARPSLPLNLPARPVEPVRAGPVPAEAEGDWVRLMLEFENDRLLAAEGRRTGAR; this is translated from the coding sequence ATGCGTGCGGTGCGGTGGCTGGTATGGATGGGGACGACGGCGGCCGGCCTCGTCCTCCTGAGCCAGCCCGTCGGCACGCAGAACCAACTCGCCATGAGCCTCGCCGCCATGGCGGCGATGATCGGGCTTTGGCTGTTCCTCGACGGGCCGCGCACGCGCTTCGTGTTCCTGGCGATGGGAAGCCTCGTGGTGCTCCGCTACATCCTGTGGCGGGTCACCAACACGCTGCCCTCGCCCGGCGACCCGGTCAGCTTCGGCTTCGGGCTGCTCCTCCTCCTCGGGGAGCTCTACTGCGTCTTCATCCTGTTCGTCAGCCTGATCATCAACGCCGACCCCCTGCGCCGCCGGCCGCCGACGCCGCAGCGGGCCGCCGAGCTTCCCACCGTCGACGTCTTCGTCCCGAGCTACAACGAGGATGCGTCGATCCTCGCGATGACCCTCGCCGCCGCGCGCCAGATGAACTACCCGCCCGAGAAGCTGACGGTCTGGCTCCTCGACGATGGCGGCACCGACCAGAAATGCGCCGATGCGGACCGCGGGAAGGCCGAGGCGGCGCGGGCTCGCCGGGCCCAGCTTAAGGCGCTCTGCGCCGAACTCGGCGCCCGCTATCTCACCCGCGAACGCAACCTGCACGCCAAGGCCGGCAACCTGAATAACGGGCTCGCTCAGGCGAGCGGCGACATTGTGGTCGTGCTCGACGCCGACCACGTGCCGTTCCGCTCGTTCCTGCGCGAGACGGTCGGCTACTTCGCCGAGGATCCGCGCCTGTTCCTCGTGCAGACGCCGCACGCCTTCCTGAATCCCGACCCCGTCGAGCGGAATCTGCGCACCTTCGAGCGGATGCCGTCCGAGAACGAGATGTTCTACGCGGTGACGCAGCGCGGGCTCGACAAGTGGAACGGCTCCTTCTTCTGCGGCTCGGCCGCGCTCCTGAGGCGCGCGGCCCTCGACGAGGCGGGCGGATTCTCGGGCATCACCATCACGGAGGATTGCGAGACCGCCTTCGAGCTTCACGCTCGCGGCTGGACCAGCGCCTACGTGGACAAGCCGCTGATCGCCGGCCTCCAGCCGGACACGCTCGCCGACTTCATCGGCCAGCGCTCCCGCTGGTGCCAGGGCATGTTCCAGATCCTGCTCCTGAAGAACCCCGCCCTGAAGGCGGGGCTCAAGCCAATCCAGAAAATCGCCTACCTGTCGAGCATGACCTTCTGGTTCTTCCCGATGCCGCGGCTCGCGTTCATGTTCGCACCGCTACTGCACATCTTCTTCGATCTGAAGATCTTCGTCGCGAGCGTGGCCGAGTCCATCGCCTATACTGCGACATACATCATCATCAACCTGATGATGCAGAACTACGTCTACGGCAAGTTCCGCTGGCCCTTCGTCTCCGAGCTCTACGAGTACATCCAGGGCCTCTACCTCTCGAAGGCCATCGCCTCGGTGATCCTGTCGCCGCGAAAGCCCACCTTCAACGTCACGAGCAAGGGCGCCAGCCTCGACCACGACCACCTGTCGCCGCTCGCGCTGCCGTTCTTCGCGGTCTACGCGCTGTTGCTCGCCGGCTGCGCGGTGGCGGGCTGGCGCTACCTGTTCGAGCCTGGCGTGACCAACCTGATGCTGGTGGTCGGCCTTTGGAACTTCTTCAACCTGCTGACCGCCGGCGCCGCCCTCGGCGTCTGCGCCGAGCGGCGCCAGCTCGAGCGGATGCCCTCCCTGCCGGTCGACCGGCGCGGGGTGCTGAGCCTCGGCGGCCGGGCCGTCGACGTCTCCGTGACGCGCGTCTCCGCCGAGGGCTGCACCCTGCGCCTGCCGGGCACACTGCTCGCGCCCGGCGCCGGCCAGCGCGCCATGAGCGGGAGCCTGACTGTGATCCCCGTCGACGGCGCGCGGCAGGCGGCTCCGCTGCCGGTGATCCTGGAGGGCGTCGTGCGCGACGGCGACGAGGCCGTCTGCCGTCTGACCTTCGGCGCCCTGCAGGCCCCGGACTACGTGGCGCTGGCCGGCCTGATGTACGGCGACGCGGACGCGATGCAGCGCTTCCAGCTGCGCCGGCGCCGGCACAAGGACATCCTGACGGGCACCCTGCAATTCGTCTGGTGGGGGCTCGTCGAGCCCCTGCGGGCCCTGCGCTACGCGCTGGCCGGCGACGCGCGGCCCGTCGCCGATGAGACCGCCGCCGCTCCGTTTCCGGCCTACGATGCGCCCGAGTCCGCGCCCGTCGCCGCCGCCCGCCCGAGCCTCCCGCTCAACCTGCCCGCGCGCCCGGTCGAGCCCGTCCGCGCCGGCCCGGTTCCGGCCGAGGCGGAGGGCGACTGGGTCCGGCTGATGCTCGAATTCGAGAACGACCGCCTGCTGGCTGCCGAGGGGCGCCGCACGGGTGCCCGGTGA
- the bcsN gene encoding cellulose biosynthesis protein BcsN, whose protein sequence is MRRHRKGDPAARILACCLLLALAGPARAQGASPALHLPGAGAVTAVVETPVRDGFDQRIQFAGGDGRNHAEIALRNETGDLLLAFPPRLSKPSQFGIEGEIAVRFPGQPMRVLAAPRRNAYGPVGLALGPDCLYAWQWFERPRTGPQAGGPSALFGPLPEWRDGRRALSLRIRLCRTERASLGDLVGAVERMAITLPAGLGARSVPAVRRSPAPPRVPLARSRPPAPQAARPAQAEPPPRSEPRSAAPPQPVEQSRIPAPPPPQPSPADTGRRYLAPTGPEAGAPAAAPAVPSVGGPQRYITDGLKPAEPPGPNLMPSPAPGRATGESLSRDLPAEAYQPPANRGP, encoded by the coding sequence GTGAGACGTCACCGGAAAGGCGATCCCGCCGCCAGAATCCTGGCCTGCTGTCTCCTCCTCGCGCTCGCGGGCCCTGCGCGCGCGCAAGGCGCCTCGCCGGCCCTGCATCTGCCGGGCGCCGGCGCGGTGACGGCGGTCGTCGAGACTCCCGTCCGCGACGGCTTCGACCAGCGCATCCAGTTCGCGGGCGGCGATGGGCGCAACCACGCCGAGATCGCGCTTCGCAACGAGACTGGCGACCTCCTGCTCGCCTTTCCGCCGCGGCTCTCCAAGCCGAGCCAGTTCGGCATCGAGGGCGAGATCGCGGTCCGCTTTCCCGGACAGCCGATGCGGGTGCTTGCCGCCCCGCGGCGCAACGCCTATGGGCCGGTCGGGCTGGCGCTGGGGCCGGACTGCCTCTACGCGTGGCAATGGTTCGAGAGGCCGCGCACCGGCCCGCAGGCGGGCGGGCCATCCGCCCTGTTCGGGCCGCTTCCCGAATGGCGGGACGGGCGGCGGGCGCTGTCGCTGCGGATCCGGCTCTGCCGGACCGAGCGGGCGAGCCTCGGCGACCTCGTCGGCGCGGTCGAGCGCATGGCCATCACGCTGCCCGCGGGCCTCGGCGCCCGCAGCGTCCCGGCCGTGCGCCGGAGCCCCGCCCCGCCACGGGTCCCGCTGGCCCGGAGCCGCCCTCCGGCGCCCCAGGCCGCACGCCCGGCACAAGCCGAGCCTCCGCCGCGCAGCGAGCCGCGGTCGGCCGCGCCGCCGCAACCCGTCGAGCAATCCCGCATCCCCGCGCCCCCGCCGCCGCAGCCGAGCCCGGCCGATACCGGGCGGCGCTATCTCGCGCCGACGGGCCCGGAGGCGGGGGCGCCCGCGGCAGCCCCGGCCGTCCCGAGCGTCGGCGGACCGCAGCGCTACATCACGGACGGCCTGAAGCCGGCCGAGCCACCGGGCCCGAACCTGATGCCGAGTCCCGCCCCGGGCCGTGCGACGGGCGAGAGCCTCTCGCGCGACCTCCCGGCCGAGGCCTACCAGCCGCCCGCGAACCGAGGGCCCTGA
- a CDS encoding cellulose biosynthesis cyclic di-GMP-binding regulatory protein BcsB, which translates to MRASPRLLAAAAAALVLACAGPALTARAQSFLGAGPAERLTVPPAGDAIRSPPPAPRPEAAPAPRPDAGSEAARRLSVQATIAAARRFPAGTRGFRLAGEEDTLQFPVFLTEAQARGPARLRVSYLSAISVAPEVSELTGLVNGTKVGWTRIQAPGAVKVVEFTLPEGLLKGGYNAVSFMASQRHRVDCSTGATYELWTQIDPSRSGLVVAPASDLDLRSLAALEPDESGALPVGIVLTEKPSLERLERMIGAVQAVALVGRLARPAVTFGPPLSGRTGVNLVVGTAAEIRGVEGVEELGPITGPKLALLPPRANRAPVLVVAGANDADIRQAIATLAATGDAAGTPAGTRLASLTRGYSVSGGESLTLDRLGVATREFNGRLLRVGFEIRFPADFVPADYGKVMLHLAGGYAAGLEPSAQIVVDINGRNAASVPLPYARGEVFEDSAIPLPLSLWRPGLNRVEISAHLPTASDRACDTLAPSARQARFLFLDRTRIEVPALARAARSPDLSAIKGGAVPFVAEGIRPRLVLPTPDRDSADAAAMLAARLAIAAKRVIDFEVTSDERSADGAISLVVAPARALSPLTIASVGLDPDQVRRIWEGRAETVATPGQFGAEGVLTLDRMRRNLPMRCALPPATMPLRVASAAAAPPAPAPATAPTPAPAPAGQDPLARWGENLRGPGSVGTILDGARDEVVRRGSEAREAMRDWLRWPTEGEAVPVDPRASLVLAEGAAGQLGGRIVLVTAPNASMLKASVSCLVDPVVWTRLVGRAAFLDASDGSLSIVQPDQVDLVETQPWTLPNFRLVSAAWLSLNPAYYVGMTLLMALCLGLATTSLVRQLGRKNS; encoded by the coding sequence ATGAGGGCCTCACCGCGCCTGCTGGCGGCCGCAGCGGCCGCCCTCGTCCTCGCCTGCGCCGGTCCGGCCCTCACGGCGCGGGCGCAGAGCTTCCTCGGGGCGGGGCCGGCCGAGCGGCTCACGGTCCCGCCCGCGGGCGACGCCATCCGCTCCCCGCCTCCCGCGCCCCGGCCGGAGGCGGCCCCGGCGCCGCGCCCCGATGCGGGCTCCGAGGCCGCGCGGCGTCTTTCCGTCCAAGCCACCATCGCGGCGGCCCGGCGCTTTCCCGCCGGAACCCGGGGCTTCCGCCTCGCGGGCGAGGAGGACACCCTGCAATTCCCGGTCTTCCTGACCGAGGCTCAGGCCCGCGGGCCGGCGCGCCTGCGGGTCTCCTACCTGTCCGCGATCTCGGTCGCGCCCGAGGTCTCCGAACTGACCGGCCTCGTCAACGGCACCAAGGTCGGCTGGACCCGGATCCAGGCCCCCGGCGCCGTGAAGGTGGTGGAGTTCACACTACCCGAGGGGCTGCTCAAGGGCGGCTACAACGCGGTGAGCTTCATGGCGAGCCAGCGCCACCGGGTCGATTGCTCGACCGGGGCGACCTACGAGCTCTGGACGCAGATCGACCCGTCCCGCTCGGGGCTCGTGGTGGCGCCGGCCTCCGACCTCGACCTCCGATCCCTCGCGGCCCTGGAGCCCGATGAGAGCGGGGCGCTACCGGTCGGCATCGTCCTTACCGAGAAGCCGAGCCTGGAGCGCCTGGAGCGCATGATCGGCGCGGTGCAGGCGGTGGCCCTCGTCGGGCGGCTCGCGCGGCCGGCCGTGACGTTCGGGCCGCCGCTCTCCGGGCGCACCGGGGTCAACCTCGTCGTCGGCACGGCGGCTGAGATCCGCGGGGTCGAGGGCGTCGAGGAACTGGGGCCGATCACCGGGCCGAAGCTCGCGCTCCTTCCGCCGCGGGCGAACCGGGCGCCGGTCCTCGTCGTCGCCGGGGCGAACGACGCCGATATCCGCCAAGCCATCGCGACGCTCGCGGCCACCGGGGACGCGGCGGGCACGCCCGCGGGGACGCGGCTCGCCAGCCTGACCCGGGGCTACAGCGTCTCGGGCGGCGAGAGCCTCACCCTTGACCGCCTCGGGGTCGCAACCCGGGAGTTCAACGGTCGGCTGCTGCGGGTCGGCTTCGAGATCCGCTTCCCGGCCGATTTCGTCCCGGCCGATTACGGCAAGGTGATGCTGCACCTCGCCGGCGGCTACGCGGCCGGGCTCGAGCCGAGCGCACAGATCGTCGTCGACATCAACGGGCGCAACGCCGCCAGTGTGCCGCTGCCCTACGCCCGCGGCGAGGTGTTCGAGGACAGCGCCATTCCCCTCCCCTTGAGCCTGTGGCGGCCGGGGCTGAACCGCGTCGAGATCTCGGCGCACCTGCCGACGGCCTCCGACCGCGCCTGCGACACGCTCGCGCCGAGCGCCCGGCAGGCCCGGTTCCTGTTCCTCGACCGGACGCGTATCGAGGTGCCCGCTCTCGCCCGCGCCGCCCGCAGCCCCGATCTTTCCGCCATCAAGGGCGGCGCGGTGCCCTTCGTGGCGGAGGGCATCCGCCCGCGCCTCGTCCTGCCGACGCCCGACCGGGATTCGGCGGACGCCGCCGCCATGCTGGCGGCCCGGCTCGCCATCGCGGCCAAGCGCGTCATCGACTTCGAGGTGACGTCGGACGAGCGCTCGGCCGACGGGGCCATCAGCCTCGTGGTCGCCCCGGCGCGCGCGCTGAGCCCGCTGACGATCGCATCCGTCGGCCTCGATCCCGATCAGGTCCGGCGGATCTGGGAGGGTCGCGCCGAGACAGTGGCGACGCCCGGCCAGTTCGGCGCGGAGGGCGTGCTGACCCTCGACCGGATGCGGCGAAACCTGCCGATGCGCTGCGCGCTCCCACCCGCGACCATGCCGCTGCGCGTCGCCTCGGCCGCCGCCGCTCCCCCCGCGCCTGCTCCCGCGACGGCCCCCACGCCTGCGCCCGCCCCGGCCGGTCAGGATCCGCTCGCGCGCTGGGGCGAGAACCTGCGGGGACCGGGTTCGGTCGGGACGATCCTCGACGGCGCCCGGGACGAAGTCGTCCGGCGGGGTTCGGAGGCCCGGGAGGCGATGCGGGACTGGCTGCGCTGGCCCACGGAGGGCGAGGCCGTCCCGGTCGATCCGCGCGCCTCCCTCGTCCTTGCTGAAGGGGCCGCCGGGCAGCTCGGCGGCCGGATCGTGCTGGTCACCGCCCCGAACGCCTCGATGCTGAAGGCCTCCGTCTCCTGCCTCGTTGATCCCGTCGTATGGACCCGCCTCGTCGGGCGGGCCGCCTTCCTGGACGCTTCGGACGGCAGCCTCAGCATCGTCCAGCCGGATCAGGTCGATCTCGTCGAGACGCAACCCTGGACGCTGCCGAACTTCCGGCTGGTCTCGGCCGCGTGGCTCTCCCTCAATCCGGCCTATTATGTCGGCATGACGCTGCTGATGGCGCTCTGCCTCGGCCTCGCCACGACGAGCCTCGTGCGCCAGCTCGGCAGGAAGAATTCATGA
- a CDS encoding hybrid sensor histidine kinase/response regulator, translating into MSSENLSGGGRIAEDRFRLLIQAVTDYAIYMLDPTGIVVSWNPGAERFKGYSEAEIIGQHFSRFYTTEDKATDLPRRALETAASEGRFEQEGWRVRKDGTRMWAHVVIDPIRDASGALLGFAKITRDITARQAAQEALRASEERFRILVQGVTDYAIFMLSPEGIVTNWNAGAARIKGYRESDIVGQHFSRFYTEGDRAAGLPARALETALREGKYEAEGWRLRKDGSRFWASVVIDAIRNEMGALVGYAKVTRDITERRSAQQALEKTRAALFQAQKMEALGGLSSGVAHDFNNLLTVVLGNLDLLRRAPEERRARLIDNAVQAVEQGRRLTQQLLTFGRRHVVLPEVVDVNRLILGMDDMLKQSLRGDIHLVFDLAEGVWPVEVDPSQLQIALINLAVNARDAMPEGGRFRIRTENATGPEAGAAASVEIAVSDTGHGMPPDVLARAFEPFFSTKDVGKGTGLGLPQVYGFAQQAHGSVRAASEVGHGTTFTIALPRTDAPATDAEIGAPRPDEMRRPLHILLVEDNPHIAEVAVSVIHERGHAVVSTASAPEALQVLAAGQRFDLVLSDLVMPGGMNGFDLARQVRRRWPDLPILLATGYSDQAEKAIKDGFPLISKPYQPAALLVAIEKAASLVALSPRRDTVVAITRPAADGR; encoded by the coding sequence ATGTCATCAGAGAACCTGTCCGGAGGCGGACGGATCGCCGAGGACCGCTTCCGCCTCCTGATCCAGGCGGTGACCGACTACGCCATCTACATGCTCGATCCGACCGGCATCGTGGTCAGCTGGAACCCCGGCGCGGAGCGCTTCAAGGGCTACTCCGAGGCCGAGATCATCGGCCAGCACTTCTCCCGGTTCTACACGACCGAGGACAAGGCGACGGACCTGCCCCGGCGCGCGCTCGAGACCGCGGCCAGCGAAGGCCGCTTCGAGCAGGAGGGATGGCGGGTCCGCAAGGACGGAACGCGCATGTGGGCGCACGTCGTGATCGACCCCATCCGCGATGCATCCGGCGCCCTGCTCGGCTTCGCCAAGATCACGCGGGACATCACGGCGCGTCAGGCGGCGCAGGAGGCTCTGCGCGCGAGCGAGGAACGCTTCCGCATCCTCGTGCAGGGCGTGACCGACTACGCCATCTTCATGCTGAGCCCGGAGGGGATCGTCACCAACTGGAATGCCGGTGCGGCCCGGATCAAGGGCTATCGGGAATCGGACATCGTCGGCCAGCATTTCTCCCGCTTCTACACGGAGGGAGACCGGGCGGCGGGCCTGCCCGCCAGGGCCCTGGAGACGGCGCTCCGGGAGGGCAAGTACGAGGCGGAAGGCTGGCGGCTGCGGAAGGACGGCAGCCGGTTCTGGGCGAGCGTGGTCATCGACGCCATCCGCAACGAGATGGGGGCGCTCGTCGGCTACGCCAAGGTCACCCGGGACATCACCGAACGGCGGAGCGCGCAGCAGGCCCTCGAGAAGACCCGGGCCGCCCTGTTCCAGGCGCAGAAGATGGAGGCGCTCGGCGGCCTGAGCTCCGGCGTCGCCCACGATTTCAACAACCTCCTGACCGTCGTGCTGGGCAACCTCGACCTGCTGCGGCGCGCTCCCGAGGAGCGGCGCGCCCGCCTGATCGACAACGCCGTCCAGGCGGTCGAGCAGGGCCGCAGGCTGACGCAGCAATTGCTCACCTTCGGGCGCCGGCACGTGGTTCTGCCCGAAGTGGTGGACGTCAACCGGCTGATTCTCGGCATGGACGACATGCTGAAGCAGTCGCTGCGGGGCGATATTCACCTCGTCTTCGATCTCGCCGAGGGCGTCTGGCCGGTCGAGGTCGATCCCTCGCAGCTGCAGATCGCCCTGATCAACCTCGCCGTGAACGCACGCGACGCCATGCCCGAGGGCGGCCGGTTCCGGATCCGGACGGAGAACGCGACCGGTCCCGAGGCGGGTGCGGCCGCCAGCGTCGAGATCGCCGTGAGCGACACCGGCCACGGCATGCCGCCAGACGTGCTCGCCCGCGCGTTCGAGCCCTTCTTCAGCACGAAGGACGTCGGCAAGGGGACGGGCCTCGGCCTCCCCCAGGTCTACGGCTTCGCCCAGCAGGCGCACGGGTCGGTGCGCGCGGCGAGCGAGGTCGGCCACGGCACGACGTTCACGATCGCCCTGCCGCGCACGGACGCGCCGGCGACGGACGCCGAGATCGGCGCCCCGCGGCCCGACGAGATGCGTCGTCCGCTGCACATCCTCCTCGTCGAGGACAATCCCCACATCGCGGAGGTTGCGGTCTCGGTGATCCACGAGCGGGGCCACGCGGTCGTGAGCACCGCGAGTGCGCCGGAGGCGCTGCAGGTGCTCGCCGCGGGCCAGCGCTTCGACTTGGTCCTGTCCGACCTCGTGATGCCGGGCGGCATGAATGGGTTCGACCTCGCCCGGCAGGTGCGCCGCCGCTGGCCCGATCTGCCGATCCTGCTGGCGACCGGCTACAGCGATCAGGCCGAGAAGGCGATCAAGGACGGCTTCCCGCTGATCTCGAAGCCCTACCAGCCCGCGGCGCTGCTCGTGGCCATCGAAAAGGCGGCCTCTTTGGTCGCCCTGTCGCCCCGGCGGGACACGGTCGTCGCGATCACGCGGCCGGCCGCGGACGGACGCTGA
- a CDS encoding MucR family transcriptional regulator, translating to MSEEGLELGGFAALTAEIVSAYLRGNPVPPEELPGLIARVHGTLAGLGNGGAAPAPARTATRAEIERSVTPDYLVSFEDGQRYKTLARHLRRRGLSPEAYRAKWGLPVGYPMIAATYSARRSELARSFQLGRPDRAGPARQTGEDPDPGLAGHAAAGLPVGGEAGDETQRDGPGRDGAVARAGARR from the coding sequence ATGTCGGAGGAAGGTCTCGAACTGGGTGGGTTCGCGGCTCTGACCGCGGAGATCGTCTCGGCCTACCTGCGTGGCAATCCCGTCCCGCCGGAGGAGTTGCCCGGCCTGATCGCGCGGGTGCACGGGACCCTGGCCGGGTTGGGCAACGGCGGGGCCGCCCCCGCGCCTGCCCGGACGGCGACGAGGGCCGAGATCGAGCGCTCGGTGACGCCGGACTACCTCGTCAGCTTCGAGGACGGACAGCGCTATAAGACCCTGGCCCGTCATCTGCGGCGGAGGGGGCTGAGCCCCGAGGCGTACCGGGCGAAGTGGGGACTGCCCGTCGGCTATCCGATGATCGCGGCGACCTACTCGGCCCGGCGCTCGGAACTCGCCCGCTCGTTCCAGCTCGGCAGGCCGGACCGCGCTGGACCGGCGCGGCAGACCGGAGAAGACCCTGATCCGGGCCTCGCCGGGCACGCGGCCGCCGGGCTGCCGGTGGGCGGGGAGGCCGGAGACGAAACGCAGCGCGACGGGCCCGGCCGGGATGGCGCCGTCGCGCGGGCCGGGGCGCGACGGTAG
- a CDS encoding glycosyl hydrolase family 8, which yields MTARTGGARRRGSILAAALALTALALAPARAQQPETGAVPPATAQPSTPRPDSPSPPAAGLPLAGTLGDHPGWRAYRARFVTEQGRVIDTANGQISHSEGQGYGMLLAVAASDRASFERIWGWTRANLMVRSDALLAWRWTPDHRPAIADMNNATDGDILVAWALTEAAEAWGEASYRTAARRMAVEFGRKAILFKDPHGPLVLPAVSGFSARERADGPLLNLSYWVFPAFQRLPIVAPEYDWAAVIRSGVDILRQARFGPSGLPTEWISAKDAPRPADGFPALFSYNAIRIPLYLAWAGAGRPEDLAPFRSLWGGLDRERLPIVDTANGRPVEWLTEPGYVALSALVACAQDGTPFPDGMDAVQDNQNYYPTTLHLLALIAARMRYPSCVTR from the coding sequence ATGACGGCCCGCACCGGAGGCGCGCGCCGCCGCGGATCGATCCTTGCCGCCGCGCTCGCACTCACCGCCCTCGCGCTCGCGCCGGCGCGGGCCCAGCAGCCGGAGACCGGTGCCGTGCCCCCCGCGACCGCCCAGCCCAGCACGCCCCGCCCGGACAGCCCGTCGCCCCCGGCCGCCGGCCTCCCGCTCGCCGGCACGCTCGGCGACCACCCGGGCTGGCGCGCCTACCGGGCCCGCTTCGTCACAGAGCAGGGCCGCGTGATCGACACGGCGAACGGGCAGATCAGCCACAGCGAGGGCCAGGGCTACGGCATGCTGCTCGCGGTGGCGGCCAGCGACCGGGCGAGTTTCGAGCGGATCTGGGGCTGGACGCGCGCCAACCTGATGGTGCGCTCCGACGCATTGCTGGCTTGGCGCTGGACGCCGGACCACCGGCCCGCGATCGCCGACATGAACAACGCCACAGACGGCGACATCCTGGTCGCCTGGGCGCTGACCGAGGCGGCCGAGGCCTGGGGCGAGGCGAGTTACCGCACGGCCGCGCGGCGGATGGCGGTGGAGTTCGGGCGCAAGGCGATCCTGTTCAAGGACCCGCACGGGCCCCTCGTCCTGCCGGCGGTCTCGGGCTTCTCGGCCCGCGAGCGCGCCGACGGGCCGTTGCTGAACCTGTCCTACTGGGTCTTCCCCGCCTTCCAGCGCCTGCCCATTGTCGCCCCCGAATACGATTGGGCGGCCGTGATCCGCAGCGGCGTCGACATCCTGCGGCAGGCCCGCTTCGGGCCGAGCGGTCTGCCGACCGAGTGGATCTCGGCCAAGGACGCCCCGCGACCGGCGGACGGCTTTCCGGCCCTGTTCTCCTACAACGCGATCCGCATCCCGCTCTACCTTGCCTGGGCGGGGGCCGGGCGGCCCGAGGATCTCGCGCCCTTCCGCAGCCTCTGGGGCGGGCTCGACCGTGAGCGGCTGCCGATCGTCGACACCGCCAACGGACGGCCCGTCGAGTGGCTGACGGAGCCCGGCTACGTCGCGCTGTCGGCCCTCGTCGCCTGCGCCCAGGACGGCACCCCCTTCCCCGACGGGATGGACGCGGTACAGGACAACCAGAACTACTATCCGACCACCCTGCACCTCCTCGCGCTGATCGCGGCCCGGATGCGCTACCCGTCATGCGTGACTCGGTGA